ccagccatagagaaatgcttattgaaattcttgatcatcgtggatttattggtggtgacagtgtttcctagcctcaatgcagtgggcagctgagaggaggtgctcttattctccatggactttacagtgtcccaaaactttttggagttagggctacaggatgcaaatttcagtttgaaaaagctagcctttgctttcctgactgactgagtgtattgattcctgacttccctgaaaagttgcatatcgcggggactattcgatgctagtgcagtccgccacaggatgtttttgtgctgattGAGGGCAGTCAGGCCTGGattgaaccaagggctatatctgttcttagttctacattttttgaaaggggcatgcttatttaagatggtgaggaaattacttttgaAGAACGACCAGGCTttctcgactgacgggatgaggtcaatatccttccaggataccacggccaggtcgattagaaaggcctgctcgttgtgccaccagagactctgggttcgagcccaggctctgtcgcagccggccgcgaccggctggggcgacgcacaattggcccagcgtcgtttgggttagggagggtttggccggcagggatatccttgtctcatcgcgcactagcgactcctgtggcaggccgggcgcagtgcacgctgaccaggtcgctaggtgtacggtgtttcctccgacacattggtgcggctggcttccgggttggatgtgcgctgtgttaagaagcagtgcggcttggttgggttgtgttttggaggacgcatggctctcgaccttcgcctctcccgagtccgtgcgggagttgtagcgatgagacaagacagtaactaccagcaattggataccacggaaTTGGGGAGAATAAGGGggtaaaatataaatattttaaaaaagggggaaaaagaaagggctgctcgcagaagtgttttagggagcgtttgacagtgctgaggggtggtcgtttgaccatagtggatgcaggcaatgaggtagtgaatgctgagatcctgattgaaaacagcagaggtgtatttggaggacaagttggtcaggataatatccaTGAGGgcgcccatgtttacggatttagggttgtacctggtgggttccttgataatttgtgtgagattgagggcatcttgcttagattgtaggaatgccggggtgttaagcatatcccagtttaggtcgcctaacagaacaaactctgaagatagatggggggcaatcaattcaaatatggtgtccagggcacagctgggagctgaagggggtctataacaggcagcaacagtgagagacttatttctggagagatacattttttaaattagaagctcaaactgtttgggcatagacctggaaagtatgcctcaccctaataatttggtcccttccCCCCTCATAACTTAGGCCACTGTTcggacttggtggtgcacatgtagcctatagcctgttttagaaaaatgtaataataaaatattgtaagagctttcattgtctgcttatatgactttatttatcctacggttctgatttggtgtacagggagcatactgtaagaacggcccatgttctgaattctgtcgctgtacatttcaaaagtgctgaacaattagttatattgactacgtccgtcctagctcgcttgttaatgtcttaatcgaaattacagattgcctcttatccgctcgacGTTCCTTTattccatagtttgtacatctctattgtcagtagaaaccacatttgtttaagcaagtcagccatatcagctatgttttaaAAAAAGGAAGTAAATGAGCCTGAATGAACAGTTTCGCTGCctgacaaggctccgctgatagccaggtgtagcggtggtaaggattcccTCCAAGGTGCTGAAAATaaatctctgctgttgggacagctttatgtaggccctaacagtttgtgggcaccatttgtcaccgttatagtgcaattaatgtattgtttattgttgtgttgtgtggagGCTTTGCAGCCATGCATCTcactttttgtaatttttttgccccagcaagatttacatgctaaaatctccACTGTGGACACTTaatgtttttgatattgctactatgcaaatatgcaagtaaccacttcactgtactgtttacaccttctgtatcctgtgcatgtgacaaataaacttagattttatttgatatagtttaccagagacggtaatgtgaagaacaacatgacctgcaccaatgTCATATTAGGATATAGCCCAATaactagataaagtgtattttacctggagtttttccttattgtaggctactacttttaccacgTTTAGTCTtgatctttactacactactcactgtttagcacatgacctcacatgtgaatccttaaagagatgggtggggctaaggcatAAGAGGGTGTGAagaatgctgaatgggtgtagataaagaagagctctccagtcggtgcaccaaaacattcaagcgccattttctcaaaagtggagttacaggtttatcaactttcaaagcagaattactttccgattgttcctcaactgcagtttATGATAaacaattttctagctctgagtctctacttttatccgatgtaaaaaaacacaatttcaaatgttgctgcATAAGACCGAATGGAGGCGGTGAGTCACATATTAGAATCAATCAAACACCATCAAAGTGTGTTTCTGGAAAGGATTAGATTGTTGTGCGATGATAAATTAAGATTTTAACTTATATTATTCTACAAATAAAACGTAAAAGCTCGATTTTCCCCTAACGGAAGCTACCAAAACAATCAAATTTAAAAGATATTGCTGTAAACTGGAAAAACATAATTATTTTGTTTGAATGTGTAGTGTAGCAACACGTGTAGGTTTTGGTGGTATAAGATACGGTAATTGTGTGACGTTAGAATTTTGCTCACATTGTTAACTTGTTTTAATTGTATGGCCATAAGCCTTCAAGGCCTGTCCACATGTTCCATTTGTACATATGTATCTTGTACCAGAAGTGGTGGTATTTTTccatttttctttctttttggGCTAGTAGGTTCTGTAGAATAAGTTGGCCAAGTTGAACAACTATTTTATTGCTTGTACTTTTTAGTGTTTGTACTTTGTCCATTATAGAAGCTCTACACATAAAGCAATGATCTACCAAATCTAATGCAAGTCCCGAAAACAGGATTGTAAATGTGATCCATTTAATCTGATCCACATAATCAAGCAGCCAAACAAGACAAATTAGAGACCAAATTCATGTATTCTGTAATACTGTTCTTACACTTGTCAATAAAGTCCACAATTTGAATGAAAGTGTCATACTGGACCTTTTAATAATGTTTTCAGTAAGATATTTTGTTCTAAACAGCAAAGGATTTGAATTGACACAATATAATTTGTATATGGTCTTAAGAAGGAATATATATTTTGGTGACCTGTATGGAAATTGAtggtgtggcaggtagcctagcacttAAGAGTGTTGGGTCAGCAAACAAAAGGtaagttgctggttcgaatcccacaGCTGAATAGGTGAAAAATCTGaagatgtgtccttgagcaaggcacttaaccctaattggttCTTTAAGTCACTGGATATAAGAGTCTCTGCTAAATGATGAACTGTAAATGTTTGAATAAAATGCTTCTTAAAAAAGGGTGAGAATCTCTGCACTGTCTCTTTTGTCCTGAACATTATCATATGATAGAGACTAGAATAAATCATGTTCAGTATCTTTACTTGTCTGGAGGTCCACAGCACTGCTGGTTTTCATTCtcttctaatcagggactgattcagacctggaAAACCAGGTGAGTGAACTCTGGCCTATGAATCAATGATATTCATTGATCAAAAAACATCCAGGCAGAAAAGAGAGACTACTGTTGATACTGAATACTATTTTATGCAATGTAGTTGCTATAAGGGTTGAATGATCTTTTTATAATAAAATACTGGACCCTACAGTATACTCCCCATGTAACTACTGCACAGACTATTCATATCCACAGTGACTCATATATCAACCTGAGAAAATGAACATAATATGGTAGAAATAGGCTTCTTCAGGTTTTATGGCAAATGTATTCCTTAAGTGCCATTTTAAACCACGTCACTGTAAAACTTCCTTATATTACAACAATTTTGTTAGTAGAATTTGTACAATACACGCCAACACTAAATTGGAAATGTACAGTAGGGTGCCAACTAAAGGTACCTGGGCAAACACATCCGACTGGTTTGGGACATGTATTTGTGTTTCAGGAAACAGTTCGTTGGAGGCAGATAACACTAGATAACCCGATTAAGACTCTGAATTTGACTTCCTCCTAAAACATATGACTAAACGTCTTCAAGTCACAAAGTTATCAAGTGTTTTTAACAAGTCTCAACCGACTTTACAGAGAAAATAAAAATCAAGGTTTGTAGTATTGTATTAAACAATCCTACAAACCTTTTCCAATGACTGGCACGTAAATAACTGGTAGATTATCATACTGTATAAAAACACTGTTAGGCATGTAAGACCTTCAGGTTAAACAATGGAGGCCAGAGAATGCAGTTTGAAAACGGTCTTTATTTGGAGCAGTGCTGGGATCAgttgagagagaacacagggtTTCTGTGTGGATGTGGAAACTGATCTATGATCAGAACATGCCCTTCCTGTAGCGGTGGATCAGCTCTGACACGTCCTACTTACACACCTTTATCCAGCCGTCCTCCTGCATGTGGtacactggacaaacacagacacagttacacataaacacattttaaaggtattgtttacattttatttttctaTGAATTCAGCATATGAATACTTTTTAATATGGATAAATCCTTATGAGAATAGATTATAATTGTATATTTAGTTATAATCTCTTGAATGGAATTCAAACCTGGAATTTacacaacaaacaaacaatatCTCAACATACATCAAACTCAATCCTGCACATATCTATAATTCACATGGTCTCACATGAACTGACTTAGTCAAGTCAAATGAATCATTATATAATGAGTATAGGTTCAGAACAAGGTCACTTACGGTTGACCACTCCTCCAGAGTAGGCGTCTCTGTGCGTGGCGTGGGTGATGCCACGGCGGCCCAGCTCGTACGCCTCCTCTACCGTCATGTCCTCACGGTAGCCGCTGTCCATCACTCCGTACGCATAGCTGCTACCACAACCAGTAGAGAACATACGACCAGAGAGACGTGTGGCGTTATCGTCCACGTAGTACAAACCAGGGCCCTGGACAGCAAGACACAAATAAATCAGTACTCATCAACAGACATGTGAACTGGAGACACTCCAATGGTACTCAAACATCTTGGGTAGCATCAGGATGAAAATGTAATCTATAAAATAAGGCTTTCAAATAaacatacgcgcacacacacacacacacacacacacacacacacacacacacacacacacacacacacacacacacacacacacacacacacacacacacacacacacacacacacacacacacacacacacacacacacacacacacacacacacaccactccacCCACCCTGTACCTTGTTGTCCCAGCCAACGATCATGCTGCCCATGGAGAGGCCCATGCCTCTGTATCCCAGCATCATGTTACACAGCAGCTTAGAGGCTGCAGACACTGAGATCCTCTGCTTGTTCCTCAGTTTGTACAGCCTGAGACACAAAGAGATGGTCAGTCACTGTATGAGACAAGGCGGTCAGAGTGCTGAAACACTGGTTTACATCCAGATACATTATAACACCCCAGAGACATGAAGGCATTAACGTGGCTTGGAAGCAGACCAAGAAGTTCAATACAGGAGAGGGCTAGTCTAGATAAGCATTATGGCCAAAACGTTAAGTAGATGGTAACTACAAAGTTACTGGTTTATATTGTTGTGCAGTGCTTACTTTATCTCCCAGGTATTTGTTTTGAGTGTATGGAAAATACATTGATTGGTACATTTCCTCTCCACCCTCCCTGGCCCTCCCCTTGCCCATAAACCTGATATATTATTTTATTAACACCATGTAACTGTATAACGGGACTCAATCCCACAGAGACGAGCTCTAACAGACCTGCACTCCTTAGCCAGCAGTCTCTCCCAGTACTGGCAGTCTGCAGCACTGCCAGACATGGTCCCCAGCAGGTAAGGGTTGATCTCTATCACCTTGTTAGTTTCCTTCAACGCTGTTTTGAAGATGAACAAAGGCTTTATTACATCCCATCACAAATAGTCTTCATTTACTCAAAGTTGTTGCTCATTCCTGACAACACATTAATCTAACAACTCTGATGAGATGGTAGGAACATCAATAAGAAAATATTAATGAAAAGTAGCCTATGCTGTCTATACAAGGCAAGATACAATTAAACAAAATATAACTCAAAACAAACTAAATTAAAACAATAttcaagttttattgtcacatgcacaagaacAATTAAATGCATAACTTGCAAGCTCAACCCAACAGCGCAGTATTCAATATAAAAAAAGTATAActaataaaaataatatataatGAAGAAATAAGAAATTAGAAATAAGAGCGGAAGCTATGTTCAGATATTTGGACAAGACAGTGTTAGCTGGGAACTGAGTGTATAAAcattcttaatattgagttgcaccccttttgctctcagaacagcctcaatttgtcgtggcatggactctacaaggtgtcgaaagcattccacagggagactggcccatgttgactccaatgctttccacagttgtatcaagttggctggatatcctttgggtgatGGATCATTCTTGATGCActcgggaaactgttgagcatgaaaaacccagcagcgttgcagttcttgacacactctaaccactgcacctggcacctactaccataccttgttcaaaggcacttaaatattttgtcttgcccactcacccactgaatggcacacatacacaatccatgtcttaattgtctcaaggcttaaaaatccttctttaacctgtctcctcctcttcatctacactgattgaagtgaatttacatcaataagggatcatagctttcacctggattcacctggtcagtctgtcatggaaagagcaggtgttcttaatgtttttttacactcagtgtacatagaTACATAGTAGTTACATGTAACTTCAAAATATGTCTGACAACATTCATGAAAGTGCAATTACCTTCTCTAACCACATATCTAGGATCAGATTCCCTTAACCCAATCCTAACCAACATTTGAAattttgttttttacattggataaaagtggaGACttagagctagaaaatggtatatcatacactgcagttgggAACAATGGGAATGTAATTTTTATTTGAAAGTttataaacttgtaaccccacttttgagaaaatgggaCTTTTGAGAAAACATTCCTCACCGATTAGACTACAATCACCCCATTAAAAGGTGAAAATAATCTTATCATTCACAGCACGTGTGGTATGCGTTACCTTTGAATGGTGATTCagaacaacacaacaacacatcgTACAATTTATTATAGTTTTTTTTTGCAACGAAAATTAGAGTTTCTATTGCACAGATTAATGTACCGGTAAACCACTTTCGCTTTCGCTTGGTTTTTCTCCTTCTTCGGTGTGGTTTTATGGCGGACTACACCCCAAAAAGGTGTGTTGCTGCCACCTACTGGATGTGGTGATTTCAATTGAATACACCCTAATGTTGCATAATCCTTGT
This region of Salvelinus namaycush isolate Seneca chromosome 32, SaNama_1.0, whole genome shotgun sequence genomic DNA includes:
- the LOC120026894 gene encoding proteasome subunit beta type-8-like codes for the protein MSGSAADCQYWERLLAKECRLYKLRNKQRISVSAASKLLCNMMLGYRGMGLSMGSMIVGWDNKGPGLYYVDDNATRLSGRMFSTGCGSSYAYGVMDSGYREDMTVEEAYELGRRGITHATHRDAYSGGVVNLYHMQEDGWIKVCK